A single Candidatus Neomarinimicrobiota bacterium DNA region contains:
- the miaB gene encoding tRNA (N6-isopentenyl adenosine(37)-C2)-methylthiotransferase MiaB: MKYYYMETYGCQMNVADSELVAGIMEKNGYGKIDAVGNADAVFINTCAIREHAEDKIHSRLGVLRKEKERRPDMILGLMGCMAQHVKDDILENKPYVDFVLGPDSYRRIPGILRRHEEKNESIVDTKLSRFEVYSGMYPSRNEGINAWISIMRGCDKFCTFCIVPFTRGRERSRPVSDIVQEVRRAVDDGFAEVTLLGQNVNSFRRRGKRFPELLQAVAEIPGLQRVRFTSPHPQDVDDDMLFVMRDNANLCKSIHLPVQAGSDRILKRMNRTYSQAEFLALVSRIRQLLPGCGLTTDIIVGFPGETRDDFEETLKVMEKIKFDSAFTFKYSPRPGTKATEYSDHVSESEKQARLEALITVQKRHTLFLNKREIGEVVKVLVEKESKKSSEMWAGRTDTNKWVLFAKETTQMKQMVNVRITDAHGVTLFGELVGDPRRFHAVA; the protein is encoded by the coding sequence GTGAAATACTATTATATGGAGACCTACGGCTGTCAGATGAATGTGGCCGATTCCGAGCTGGTGGCCGGCATTATGGAAAAAAACGGATACGGAAAGATTGATGCGGTGGGAAACGCCGACGCCGTCTTCATTAATACGTGTGCCATCCGGGAGCACGCTGAAGATAAGATTCATTCCCGTCTGGGTGTGCTACGGAAGGAAAAGGAGCGACGACCTGACATGATCCTCGGTCTCATGGGATGCATGGCGCAACACGTCAAGGATGATATCCTGGAAAACAAACCGTACGTCGATTTTGTGCTCGGTCCCGATTCGTATCGCCGCATCCCCGGGATCCTCCGGCGCCACGAAGAAAAGAACGAGTCAATTGTTGACACAAAGCTGTCGCGGTTCGAAGTTTACAGCGGTATGTACCCGTCGAGGAATGAGGGGATTAATGCGTGGATATCCATCATGCGCGGCTGTGATAAGTTCTGCACTTTTTGCATTGTGCCGTTCACCCGTGGCAGGGAGAGAAGCCGACCTGTGAGTGACATCGTACAAGAAGTACGGCGGGCCGTTGATGACGGTTTTGCGGAAGTCACACTCTTGGGACAGAATGTCAATTCTTTCAGACGCAGAGGGAAACGGTTTCCTGAGCTTCTTCAGGCGGTGGCCGAGATACCCGGTTTGCAGAGAGTGAGATTCACATCGCCCCATCCACAGGATGTAGACGATGATATGCTGTTCGTCATGCGGGATAACGCCAATCTGTGCAAGTCGATCCATCTGCCGGTTCAAGCGGGATCAGACCGCATCCTCAAGCGGATGAACCGCACATACAGTCAGGCCGAATTCCTCGCTCTTGTGTCGCGGATACGTCAGTTGCTGCCGGGGTGCGGACTGACAACAGATATCATTGTTGGATTTCCGGGTGAGACACGGGATGATTTTGAGGAGACACTGAAAGTGATGGAAAAGATCAAGTTTGATTCCGCCTTCACTTTCAAGTACTCGCCCCGTCCCGGAACAAAGGCGACAGAGTATTCTGATCACGTTTCCGAAAGTGAGAAGCAGGCGCGGCTGGAAGCGTTGATTACTGTTCAGAAGAGGCATACATTATTCCTTAATAAAAGAGAGATAGGTGAAGTAGTTAAAGTATTAGTTGAGAAAGAAAGTAAGAAGTCTTCAGAGATGTGGGCCGGGCGGACGGACACTAACAAGTGGGTCCTTTTCGCAAAAGAGACTACCCAGATGAAACAGATGGTGAACGTCCGCATCACTGATGCCCATGGCGTTACTCTTTTTGGCGAATTAGTAGGCGACCCAAGGAGGTTTC
- a CDS encoding M23 family metallopeptidase, giving the protein MKRKSSEGVKLVVIRDSNSDVHQWSLSQNTIVAVSILAVVLSTAVLIFSADILTRFMYKSRLEEVKQNNRSLISLLLDLRSDLDEMKVDMNQLEEKDRALRTYANLPAIDRDVREVGVGRLTTRRSDLDELLPDIEEKVTQLEIDINELSRKVRLEKESFETVFDALKNSTEKLPSIPSIRPAGGGYLNSGFGYRNDPFSSEKRFHHGLDISAPNGTPVYSAADGKVVYASYKGTYGQSIKINHGHGYQSFYAHLMKMLVKPGEVVKRGDLIGEIGNTGRSTAPHLHYEVHYYGTPQNPKNYFFAGRLE; this is encoded by the coding sequence TTGAAACGCAAATCATCTGAGGGCGTCAAGCTGGTTGTCATACGTGACAGCAACAGTGACGTGCATCAATGGTCGTTATCACAAAATACGATCGTTGCCGTCTCTATACTTGCCGTTGTGTTATCTACCGCTGTGCTCATTTTCAGCGCCGATATACTCACCCGCTTCATGTACAAATCGAGACTCGAGGAGGTGAAACAGAATAACCGTTCGCTCATCTCCCTGCTTCTCGACCTGCGCAGTGACCTTGATGAAATGAAGGTCGATATGAATCAGCTGGAAGAGAAGGACAGGGCATTGCGAACCTATGCAAACCTTCCTGCCATAGACCGCGACGTGCGTGAAGTTGGTGTAGGTAGATTAACTACCCGACGGTCAGACTTGGACGAGCTGCTGCCTGACATTGAGGAGAAGGTGACCCAGCTCGAAATCGACATCAATGAACTGTCGCGCAAGGTTCGGCTGGAAAAAGAGAGCTTCGAAACGGTTTTCGATGCACTGAAGAACAGCACGGAAAAACTGCCGTCCATCCCTTCCATCCGGCCGGCCGGCGGCGGATACCTGAACAGCGGATTCGGCTACCGCAATGATCCGTTTTCCAGTGAGAAGCGATTCCATCACGGTCTCGATATCTCGGCGCCGAATGGAACGCCCGTCTATTCTGCCGCTGATGGAAAAGTAGTCTACGCATCGTACAAGGGTACTTACGGTCAATCGATCAAGATTAATCACGGGCACGGTTATCAATCTTTCTACGCTCATCTGATGAAAATGCTGGTAAAACCGGGCGAGGTAGTCAAGCGAGGCGACCTGATAGGCGAGATTGGGAATACGGGCCGGTCCACAGCGCCTCACCTCCACTATGAAGTTCACTACTACGGTACACCGCAAAACCCCAAGAATTACTTCTTCGCCGGTCGCCTAGAGTAA
- a CDS encoding RNA polymerase sigma factor RpoD/SigA: MAESKSRDAFGHALKLYLEEIGTTEPLLPEREIELTRLVRKGDPEALNELINANLKFVVSVANKYRNTGLPLEDLINEGNIGLIKAAHRFDESRGFKFISYAVWWIKQSILQFIADQSRIVRLPANVTGTVTRMRKQAEQLEQALERVPTVQELADIMDMTKEEAEQLVQFNVRSISVDQPIDEEKKTTLRDLITSDDGRPEAVMMKESLTSEIERVLTTIPKREAEVIRNYFGLNMDRPLTLEEIGAHLKLTRERVRQLKERAIQRLRHVTRAHLLRTFLG, translated from the coding sequence TTGGCAGAGTCAAAATCTAGGGATGCATTCGGCCACGCGCTGAAACTCTATTTAGAAGAGATTGGCACGACGGAACCGCTTCTCCCTGAAAGGGAGATTGAACTGACACGCCTGGTCAGGAAGGGTGATCCGGAAGCTCTTAATGAGCTTATCAACGCCAATCTCAAGTTTGTCGTATCTGTTGCCAATAAGTACCGCAATACAGGTCTTCCGCTGGAGGACTTGATTAATGAGGGGAATATAGGTCTTATCAAGGCGGCGCACCGGTTTGACGAGTCGAGGGGATTCAAGTTCATCTCCTACGCCGTTTGGTGGATCAAGCAGTCGATTCTGCAGTTCATTGCCGATCAGAGCAGGATTGTCCGTCTGCCGGCAAACGTGACGGGTACGGTCACACGCATGCGCAAACAGGCGGAACAGCTGGAGCAAGCTCTAGAGCGTGTGCCGACGGTGCAAGAACTGGCTGATATTATGGATATGACAAAAGAAGAAGCGGAACAGCTGGTTCAGTTTAACGTGCGCAGCATTTCCGTTGACCAACCCATTGACGAGGAAAAGAAGACGACCTTGAGGGATCTCATCACCTCTGATGACGGCCGGCCGGAAGCGGTTATGATGAAAGAGTCGCTGACGTCTGAAATAGAGAGGGTTCTAACCACTATCCCGAAGCGTGAAGCGGAAGTCATCCGCAATTACTTCGGCCTCAATATGGATCGTCCTCTCACACTGGAAGAGATTGGTGCTCACCTCAAACTGACCAGGGAGCGTGTACGCCAGCTGAAAGAGAGGGCAATTCAACGTCTGCGCCACGTCACGAGAGCCCATCTGTTGCGCACTTTTCTCGGATAA